In one Melospiza melodia melodia isolate bMelMel2 chromosome 5, bMelMel2.pri, whole genome shotgun sequence genomic region, the following are encoded:
- the IDH3B gene encoding isocitrate dehydrogenase [NAD] subunit beta, mitochondrial isoform X1, translating into MAALSAGRAAAAGLLRAQSLGAWRALGTSATLLQQAQAKCHRAEGTFQVTMLPGDGVGPELMHAVKEVFKAGNVPVIFDEHHLSEVQNTASEEKLDRVVDSMKESKVALIGKIHTPMEYKGDLASYDMRLRRKLDLFANVVHVKSLSGYQTRHNNLDLVIIREQTEGEYSSLEHESAKGVIECLKIITRAKSQRIAKFAFDYATKKGRAKVTAVHKANIMKLGDGLFLQCCKEVAELYPKIKFDTMIIDNCCMQLVQNPYQFDVLVMPNLYGNIVDNLAAGLVGGAGVVPGESYSAEYAVFEMGARHPFAQAVGRNIANPTAMLLSASNMLRHLNLEYHSNMISDAVKKVIKGGKVRTRDLGGYSTTSDFVKSVIDNLHPNYGA; encoded by the exons ATGGCGGCGCTCAGCgcgggccgggcggcggcggcg GGGCTCCTGCGTGCCCAGAGCCTCGGGGCATGGCGGGCGCTGGGCACCTCGGCCACCctcctgcagcaggcacaggccaAG tgccacagggcGGAGGGGACATTCCAGGTGACAATGCTGCCGGGGGACGGCGTGGGCCCGGAGCTCATGCACGCTGTCAAGGAGGTCTTCAAG gctggcaatGTCCCCGTGATCTTTGACGAGCACCACCTGAGCGAGGTGCAGAACACGGCGTCCGAGGAGAAGCTGGACCGGGTGGTGGACTCCATGAAGGAGAGCAAGGTGGCCCTCATTG GGAAGATCCACACGCCCATGGAGTACAAGGGAGACCTGGCGTCCTACGACATGAGGCTCAG gaggAAGCTGGACCTGTTTGCCAACGTGGTGCACGTGAAGAGCCTCTCGGGCTACCAGACCCGCCACAACAACCTGGACCTGGTGATCATCCGGGAGCAGACCGAGGGCGAGTACAGCTCCCTGGAGCACgag agtgCCAAGGGGGTGATCGAGTGCCTCAAGATCATCACCAGGGCCAAGTCCCAGCGCATCGCCAAGTTCGCCTTCGACTACGCCACCAAGAAGGGCCGGGCCAAGGTGACAGCTGTGCACAAGGCCAACATCAT GAAGCTGGGGGATGGGCTGTTCCTGCAGTGCTGTAAGGAGGTGGCCGAGCTGTACCCCAAGATCAAATTCGACACCATGATCATCGACAACTGCTGCATGCAG CTGGTGCAGAACCCGTACCAGTTTGATGTCCTGGTGATGCCCAACCTGTACGGGAACATCGTGGACAACCTGGCGGCGGGGCTGGTGGGCGGCGCGGGCGTCGTGCCCGGCGAGAGCTACAGCGCCGAGTACGCCGTCTTCGAGATG ggaGCCCGGCACCCCTTCGCCCAGGCCGTGGGCAGGAACATCGCCAACCCCACGGCCATGCTGCTCTCGGCCTCCAACATGCTGCGGCACCTCAA CCTGGAATACCACTCCAACATGATCTCGGACGCGGTGAAGAAGGTGATCAAAGGTGGAAAA
- the IDH3B gene encoding isocitrate dehydrogenase [NAD] subunit beta, mitochondrial isoform X2: MAALSAGRAAAAGLLRAQSLGAWRALGTSATLLQQAQAKCHRAEGTFQVTMLPGDGVGPELMHAVKEVFKAGNVPVIFDEHHLSEVQNTASEEKLDRVVDSMKESKVALIGKIHTPMEYKGDLASYDMRLRRKLDLFANVVHVKSLSGYQTRHNNLDLVIIREQTEGEYSSLEHESAKGVIECLKIITRAKSQRIAKFAFDYATKKGRAKVTAVHKANIMKLGDGLFLQCCKEVAELYPKIKFDTMIIDNCCMQLVQNPYQFDVLVMPNLYGNIVDNLAAGLVGGAGVVPGESYSAEYAVFEMGARHPFAQAVGRNIANPTAMLLSASNMLRHLNLEYHSNMISDAVKKVIKGGKVRTADMGGYSTSMDFTQAVIDALEVQ; the protein is encoded by the exons ATGGCGGCGCTCAGCgcgggccgggcggcggcggcg GGGCTCCTGCGTGCCCAGAGCCTCGGGGCATGGCGGGCGCTGGGCACCTCGGCCACCctcctgcagcaggcacaggccaAG tgccacagggcGGAGGGGACATTCCAGGTGACAATGCTGCCGGGGGACGGCGTGGGCCCGGAGCTCATGCACGCTGTCAAGGAGGTCTTCAAG gctggcaatGTCCCCGTGATCTTTGACGAGCACCACCTGAGCGAGGTGCAGAACACGGCGTCCGAGGAGAAGCTGGACCGGGTGGTGGACTCCATGAAGGAGAGCAAGGTGGCCCTCATTG GGAAGATCCACACGCCCATGGAGTACAAGGGAGACCTGGCGTCCTACGACATGAGGCTCAG gaggAAGCTGGACCTGTTTGCCAACGTGGTGCACGTGAAGAGCCTCTCGGGCTACCAGACCCGCCACAACAACCTGGACCTGGTGATCATCCGGGAGCAGACCGAGGGCGAGTACAGCTCCCTGGAGCACgag agtgCCAAGGGGGTGATCGAGTGCCTCAAGATCATCACCAGGGCCAAGTCCCAGCGCATCGCCAAGTTCGCCTTCGACTACGCCACCAAGAAGGGCCGGGCCAAGGTGACAGCTGTGCACAAGGCCAACATCAT GAAGCTGGGGGATGGGCTGTTCCTGCAGTGCTGTAAGGAGGTGGCCGAGCTGTACCCCAAGATCAAATTCGACACCATGATCATCGACAACTGCTGCATGCAG CTGGTGCAGAACCCGTACCAGTTTGATGTCCTGGTGATGCCCAACCTGTACGGGAACATCGTGGACAACCTGGCGGCGGGGCTGGTGGGCGGCGCGGGCGTCGTGCCCGGCGAGAGCTACAGCGCCGAGTACGCCGTCTTCGAGATG ggaGCCCGGCACCCCTTCGCCCAGGCCGTGGGCAGGAACATCGCCAACCCCACGGCCATGCTGCTCTCGGCCTCCAACATGCTGCGGCACCTCAA CCTGGAATACCACTCCAACATGATCTCGGACGCGGTGAAGAAGGTGATCAAAGGTGGAAAA